The DNA segment TGCGGGTCTGCAGCCGCGCCTGTTCTGCGGGCGAGAACTTCTCGTATCGCTCGGCGATTTGCAGCCATTTGCGCCGGTTGAGCTCGGGAAAATTGTTCCACTCGCCTTCCAGCGGCGCGAGCACGCGCTGCTGGACGGCGTTGAGCTCGTTCCAGCTCGGGTGCGCATTGGCGATGCTGGCCGCGGGCGCGCCGCCCGGGTGGCCGCCCTGAGCCTGGCAAGTGGCCGGAACCAGGGACCAGATCGTGGCGGCGGCGGCCAGGCCGGCCAGCAGCAAGGCCGCCAGCCGCCGGCGCGGTGCGTCGGGGATGAAGTCAGCGCTGGCCATGCCTACTGACCGCGCTTCAGGAACACGTGGAAGCCCTGATCCGCGTAGGCCGTTGGCGGGAGGTCGTCGAGCAGCATCGCCGCGTCCACATCCGCGAGCTCATCGACGCGCTTTTGCTGCTGCCAGTGGTAGATGCCCGCCAGCCCGGCGGCCAGTGCCACCAGCGTCCATACCAGCCCAAGGCGGCGCAGCCACGAACCTGCGCGGTGGAGTGCCGAGTCGTCCTCGTCGAAAGAGAGCGTGGGCATCCCGGCCGAGGCCAGTTGCGGCACGGCGACGGCGGCTTGTGCTTTCTTGCGAGACAGCGCAATCCGCCGCGCGGCGGCAAGCCGATCGGTCACATTGTCCGGCAACGCATTCGCAGAGGCATCAAGTGCCGTGCGGATATCGTGTGCCAGGCGGCGTTCGTTGATTTCTTTTTCGTTTCTGGTGCTCATAGTCGGACCCCCCGCGCTCGCAATGCCTGCGCCAGTGTGTGCGTGGCACGGGAACAGTGCGTCTTGACGCTGCCTTCGGAGCATCCCATGACGGCAGCCGTTTCCGCGACGTCCATATCCTCCCAGTAACGCATCAGGAAGGCTTCGCGTTGACGTGTCGGCAGGCGCTGGATCTCCTGTTCGATGATGTGCATGGTCTGGGCGCGTTCCACCTTGTCGGCGCTGCTTTCCGCGGATTCGGAGCCGATTTCGGCCTCGAAAGTGTCGAGCAGGTCATTATCCTCGCCTTCGCGGTCGTCGCGCAGGTTGGAAAACAGGGTGACCCAGGTATTGCGTACTTTCTGGCGGCGGAACCAGTCATGAATCGTGTTCTGCAGTATGCGCTGGAACAGCGGCGCGAGTTCGGCGGCGCTCTTGTCGCCGTATTTTTCGGCGAGCTTGATCATCGCGTCCTGGACGATGTCCAGGGCGGCTTCGTCGTCGCGCACCGCAAACACGGCCTGTTTGAAGGCGCGCCGCTCGACGCTGGCGAGAAAGTCGGATAGTTCCTGATCGGTTGCCATGCAGGCGGGGTACAGACGGTGGGGCCTTGGCCGGTGGAAGTGCAGGGTAGGGCTTCTTGCACATCCAAAATGGTGGGATGCTAGCAAATAACCCCCCCGGTGACCATCCTTGTTCTCTTTTGTGGTCATTCAGGCTCAGGGCGTGGTGGGGTGTCCGGAGGACGGCGGGATGCCCCCTCGTGCGAAAAAGCCCGTAGACAAGCCCGAATCAATCCAGTATCGTCGCGGGTTCACACGACATCAGTGGTTGTCTCATTCGGCCGCTTATGAGGCGGTCTATCATGCAGACGCGCACCGCTTGAACCCGTGCCACAAGCCCGGCAGAGAGCATCCGAACAATTTTTTGCCGAAAATTGCAAAGGACTAAAATGAACATGCCCAGCGCGGAATTCCACGCAGACAGCAATTCATCCGCCGCACCCGAAATGATCGGGGCGGAGATTCTCGTTCACGCACTTGCCGAAGAAGGCGTCGAGTACGTCTGGGGCTACCCCGGCGGCGCAGTGCTGTATATCTACGACGAGTTCTACAAGCAAAAGAAGATCGAGCACATCCTGGTGCGCCACGAGCAGGCCGCGGTTCATGCCGCAGACGGCTATGCGCGTGCGACCGGCAAGGTGGGCTGCGCCCTGGTGACCTCTGGTCCCGGCGTCACCAATGCGGTGACGGGCATTGCCACCGCCTACCTGGACTCGATCCCGATGGTGATCATCACCGGTAACGTGCCGACGCACGCTATCGGCCAGGACGCTTTCCAGGAATGCGACACGGTCGGCATCACCCGCCCCATCGTCAAGCACAACTTCCTGGTCAAGGACGTCCGCGATCTCGCCGCGACCATCAAGAAGGCGTTCTATATTGCCGCAACCGGCCGTCCCGGCCCCGTTGTCGTCGATATTCCCAAGGACGTCTCGCGCAATGCCTGCAAGTACGAGTATCCCAAGTCGATCGACATGCGCTCGTACAACCCGGTGAACAAGGGCCATTCGGGCCAGATCCGCAAGGCGCTCGCGCTGTTGCAGGGCGCCGAACGGCCGTTCATCTACGCAGGCGGCGGTGTGGTGCTGGCCAATGCCAGCGAGGAGCTGCGCCAGCTTGCCGCGCTGACCGGCCATCCGGTCACCAACACGCTGATGGGCCTCGGCTCGTTCCCCGGTACCAGCAAGCAGTTCGTCGGCATGCTCGGCATGCACGGCACGTATGAAGCCAACATGGCCATGCAGAACTGCGACGTGCTGATTGCCATCGGGGCGCGTTTCGACGATCGCGTGATCGGCAACCCGGCGCACTTCACCTCGCAGCCGCGCAAGATCATCCATATCGACATCGATCCGTCTTCCATCTCGAAGCGGGTCAAGGTCGACATTCCCATCGTGGGCCACGTCAAGGATGTGCTGCAGGAGCTGATCTCCCAGCTGCAGGCCAGCGACGTCAAGCCCAAGCGCGAGGCCCTGGCCAAGTGGTGGGAACAGATCGAGCAATGGCGTTCGGTGGACTGCCTCAAGTACGACCGCAACTCCGAGATCATCAAGCCGCAGTATGTGGTGGAAAAGATCTGGGAACTGACGCACGGCGATGCCTTCGTCTGCTCGGACGTGGGCCAGCACCAGATGTGGGCCGCGCAGTTCTACAAGTTCAACGAGCCGCGCCGCTGGATCAATTCCGGTGGCCTGGGCACGATGGGCGTGGGCCTGCCGTACGCGATGGGCATCAAGAAAGCCTTCCCCGAGAAGGAAGTGGTGACCATCACCGGCGAAGGCTCGATCCAGATGAACATCCAGGAACTGTCGACCTGCCTGCAGTACGACACCCCGGTGAAGATCTGCGCGCTCAACAACCGCTACCTCGGCATGGTGCGCCAGTGGCAGGAAATCGAGTACGACAACCGCTACTCGCATTCCTACATGGACGCGTTGCCCGACTTCGTCAAGCTGGCCGAGGCCTATGGCCATATCGGCATGCGCATCGAAAAGACGGCCGACGTCGAGCCCGCCCTGCGCGAAGCCTTCCGCCTGAAGGACCGTACCGTGTTCCTCGATTTCCAGACCGACCCGACTGAAAACGTGTGGCCGATGGTCCAGGCCGGCAAGGGCATCTCCGAGATGCTGCTCGGCGCGGAGGACCTGTAATGCGACATATCATTTCGGTCCTGCTGGAAAATGAACCGGGCGCGCTGTCGCGCGTGGTGGGCCTGTTCTCGGCGCGCGGCTACAACATCGAGACGCTGACGGTGGCCCCCACCGAAGACGCCTCGCTGTCGCGCATGACGATCGTCACCAGCGGTTCGGACGACATCATCGAGCAGATCACCAAGCACCTGAACCGCCTGGTGGAAGTGGTCAAGGTGGTGGACCTGACCGAGGGCGCGCACATCGAGCGCGAGCTGATGCTCGTGAAGGTGCGCGCGGTCGGCAAGGAGCGCGAGGAAATGAAGCGCACCGCCGACATCTTCCGCGGCCGCATCATCGACGTCACCGAGAAGACCTACACCATCGAGCTGACCGGCAACGGCGGCAAGCTGGATGCCTTCCTGGACGCCATCGACCGTGCCGCCATCCTCGAGACCGTCCGTACCGGCGGATCGGGCATTGGCCGCGGCGAGCGCATCCTGAAGGTCTGAGCCTGATTGCAGTATCCAAGGGCGGCGCCGGTGCCGGCACTAGCCGGGCGGTGGCCGCCAACCCGACACACGAAAACGAAAGACTGAAGGAACCATCATGAAAGTGTTTTACGACAAGGACGCCGACCTCTCCCTGATCAAGGGCAAGAACGTCACCATCATCGGCTACGGCTCGCAAGGCCACGCCCACGCGCAGAACCTGAACGACTCCGGCGTCAAGGTCACCGTCGGCCTGCGCAAGAGCGGCGCATCGTGGAACAAGGCAGTCAACGCCGGCCTGCAGGTCAAGGAAGTGGCTGACGCCGTCAAGGACGCCGACGTGGTCATGATCCTGCTGCCGGACGAGCAGATCGCCGACGTGTACAAGAACGAAGTGCACGACAACATCAAGCAAGGCGCCGCACTGGCCTTCGCCCACGGCTTCAACGTGCACTACGGTGCCGTGATCCCGCGCGCCGACCTCGACGTCATCATGATCGCCCCGAAGGCTCCGGGCCACACCGTGCGCTCGACCTACGCCCAAGGCGGCGGCGTGCCCCACCTGATCGCCGTGCACCAGGACAAGTCCGGCGCCGCCCGTGACATCGCCCTGTCGTACGCTACCGCCAACGGCGGTGGCCGCGCCGGCATCATCGAAACCAACTTCCGCGAAGAAACCGAAACCGACCTGTTCGGCGAGCAAGCCGTGCTGTGCGGCGGTACCGTCGAGCTGATCAAGGCTGGCTTCGAAACGCTGGTGGAAGCTGGCTACGCGCCGGAAATGGCTTACTTCGAGTGCCTGCACGAACTCAAGCTGATCGTCGACCTGATCTATGAAGGCGGCATCGCCAACATGAACTACTCGATCTCCAACAACGCCGAATACGGCGAATACGTCACCGGCCCGCGCGTCGTGACCGAGGAGACCAAGAAGGCCATGAAGCAATGCCTGACCGACATCCAGACCGGCGAGTACGCCAAGAGCTTCCTGCTCGAGAACAAGGCCGGCGCCCCGACCCTGATCTCGCGCCGCCGCCTGACCGCTGAGCACCAGATCGAAGAAGTGGGTGCCAAGCTGCGCGCGATGATGCCCTGGATCGCAAAGAACAAGCTGGTCGACCAGTCGAAGAACTAAGCTGTACTACAGCCCGACGGCCCGCCGCTGCTGACGGCGCGGGCCGCAGCCGTTCAGTCATCCGCACATTTCCCCCTATCGAGGGGTTATTCAGGCGGGGACTGAACGGCTTTTTGTTATCCTTGTCAGACTTTATCCACCAAGTAAGCATTGCATGAACTATCCTCATCCGCTGATCGCCCGTGAAGGCTGGCCGTTCCTGGCTGGCGCCTTTGTCATCTCGCTGCTGGTGCAGGTCAGCGCCGGCTTCTGGTGGGCCTTGCCGCTGTGGATCAT comes from the Cupriavidus basilensis genome and includes:
- a CDS encoding DUF3619 family protein; its protein translation is MSTRNEKEINERRLAHDIRTALDASANALPDNVTDRLAAARRIALSRKKAQAAVAVPQLASAGMPTLSFDEDDSALHRAGSWLRRLGLVWTLVALAAGLAGIYHWQQQKRVDELADVDAAMLLDDLPPTAYADQGFHVFLKRGQ
- a CDS encoding RNA polymerase sigma factor, encoding MATDQELSDFLASVERRAFKQAVFAVRDDEAALDIVQDAMIKLAEKYGDKSAAELAPLFQRILQNTIHDWFRRQKVRNTWVTLFSNLRDDREGEDNDLLDTFEAEIGSESAESSADKVERAQTMHIIEQEIQRLPTRQREAFLMRYWEDMDVAETAAVMGCSEGSVKTHCSRATHTLAQALRARGVRL
- a CDS encoding acetolactate synthase 3 catalytic subunit, which produces MNMPSAEFHADSNSSAAPEMIGAEILVHALAEEGVEYVWGYPGGAVLYIYDEFYKQKKIEHILVRHEQAAVHAADGYARATGKVGCALVTSGPGVTNAVTGIATAYLDSIPMVIITGNVPTHAIGQDAFQECDTVGITRPIVKHNFLVKDVRDLAATIKKAFYIAATGRPGPVVVDIPKDVSRNACKYEYPKSIDMRSYNPVNKGHSGQIRKALALLQGAERPFIYAGGGVVLANASEELRQLAALTGHPVTNTLMGLGSFPGTSKQFVGMLGMHGTYEANMAMQNCDVLIAIGARFDDRVIGNPAHFTSQPRKIIHIDIDPSSISKRVKVDIPIVGHVKDVLQELISQLQASDVKPKREALAKWWEQIEQWRSVDCLKYDRNSEIIKPQYVVEKIWELTHGDAFVCSDVGQHQMWAAQFYKFNEPRRWINSGGLGTMGVGLPYAMGIKKAFPEKEVVTITGEGSIQMNIQELSTCLQYDTPVKICALNNRYLGMVRQWQEIEYDNRYSHSYMDALPDFVKLAEAYGHIGMRIEKTADVEPALREAFRLKDRTVFLDFQTDPTENVWPMVQAGKGISEMLLGAEDL
- the ilvN gene encoding acetolactate synthase small subunit, whose amino-acid sequence is MRHIISVLLENEPGALSRVVGLFSARGYNIETLTVAPTEDASLSRMTIVTSGSDDIIEQITKHLNRLVEVVKVVDLTEGAHIERELMLVKVRAVGKEREEMKRTADIFRGRIIDVTEKTYTIELTGNGGKLDAFLDAIDRAAILETVRTGGSGIGRGERILKV
- the ilvC gene encoding ketol-acid reductoisomerase, producing MKVFYDKDADLSLIKGKNVTIIGYGSQGHAHAQNLNDSGVKVTVGLRKSGASWNKAVNAGLQVKEVADAVKDADVVMILLPDEQIADVYKNEVHDNIKQGAALAFAHGFNVHYGAVIPRADLDVIMIAPKAPGHTVRSTYAQGGGVPHLIAVHQDKSGAARDIALSYATANGGGRAGIIETNFREETETDLFGEQAVLCGGTVELIKAGFETLVEAGYAPEMAYFECLHELKLIVDLIYEGGIANMNYSISNNAEYGEYVTGPRVVTEETKKAMKQCLTDIQTGEYAKSFLLENKAGAPTLISRRRLTAEHQIEEVGAKLRAMMPWIAKNKLVDQSKN